Genomic segment of Oryzias melastigma strain HK-1 linkage group LG21, ASM292280v2, whole genome shotgun sequence:
attaaaaaaatactggaaacctttttatttaattttaaaacgaTGTCTTAGAGGGACTTTAAGTCTAAACTCTAAAGGCCTGGATGGCCACCTGTTTCGCTGGTTTCAGAAGATTCCAGATCACAAAAAACAGCCAGAAAGTGTCTGATAGGCTGCAGCAGCATGTGTTAATCCAACTGAGGCAAAAAAGAAGCTGTTATGCTGCAACACGGAAGAGGAATCAGATGCTTATGTCTAAAGCTGCGTTCAGCACGTTTACATTTGCAccttcaagaacatgctaaacatGCTTTTTTGAAAGCAtgtttagcatatggtgttcataCCTgactgttgctacctgatactagcacatCTCCACCAAGTTGGAAGAGGattagtgtgaaatgtcaaagtggtgcaaatctttctccaggctttttctttcacagctctattatGATCCattaaagacttggtgtcatataattacAGGCATAAGCTTCTAATTTCAtcttcaaacataaaattagaCCCATATCCATTAAAGAGGATTTTTATTCTTCCTGTGTTTAGATGCGGATTATGTGGACCCTCTGGGACCTCCAACGGAGAGACCAAAAACAGGAGCAAAGAGAGTCGTGGAAGACAATGAATTTGCTGATGAAGATCTTGGAGACGACCTTCTACCAGAGTAGATCTGTTCTCTACCAAACGTTTTCTGTCAAATCCAGCTTGTCTGAGTCTCTTTGGGTGAAGACAACAGTTTATATGTCTAGAAATGTATacattcaagtgtttttttagacCTGATGTTGTATAACTAAATTatactataaaaataaaaggaaagctaaactcttattttttaaataaagtgcaATCTTGCATTAAAAACAGTCTTTACTGCTATTTAGACAGGTTATTCTGTCTTCAATTGTATCttcgtttctgtttttttattaatatttttttaataaacgaATATTTGAATTCATAAGTGTTgggatttgtttttcctgagCACTGTGGCGCTTTGGGCTTCTGTTTTGATCGAAGATGCAACACAGATTTGAAAGACTTGATGGATTCAATTTCGAAACTGGATTATTACAGATGATTTGTTTCCAATTAATTGGgatcagttttaaagttttgattgtTTGATTGGTGGGTAGTTTAAAGACAACAGGAATAAATCGCTTTATATGGAATAATACCAAACACTGTTAGCTGGAAGCCGTCGTTTGCGCTGAACTCCAGAGGTTTTCCAGGGCGGGTTCCAGTCAATCTGGAGTCCAGCAGCGGAGGCGCGCGGCCAACAGTCTGGACTTCCCACTCGCGTCAGGAGCTGCTCTCAAACATGCTgagaaaaagtttcatttttgtttccgTGGCTCTGAGCCTCAGACGGGACTTCATCTGTCAGCGCTTCGGTTTGATTTAGATTCTGTGCGCCACGCCGTTGCATCCAAACGTCTCCCAAAGGATTTTACGCACAGGTTTCCAGAGAAAGTGGAAGtggaatgtgtgttttttcgGACTTAATTCCTGGATTAATCCCACACCAGTATTTGAAAGTCTCCCTTCTGTAATGCATCTGCTGTTTGTGGCTTTGATGAGAGCATGTTTGTAAAAACTCTGCTGGAGCGCACGTGTCTCTCGCTCTCCGGCGCTGCGGGCTGCTTGCAGTAAAGGCTGGGTCTTAGACTTCATATTTGTTCTGTTAATGATCATTTGAAGAGGATTGGAGAAACGTTGAGGAGATGACAGCTGGTTCTTATCGGATCcgcgtcctgctgctgctgcacctgGCGGCGCTGCTGGGTGCGAACCGGGTCCAGAAGAAGGCCACCAGGGCCCGATCCTGTCTGGATCTTCCGGAGGAGATTCTGGAGCAGATGTTCGGACGGCTGTCCGTGGGAGTGATGAGCGCTTTCCACCACGCCCTGCAGCTGAAGCCGCAGGACAAACTCAACTTGAGCTGCCCGTCCGCGGCGGGGACCCTGAGCGCCAGCAGGACGCGCCTCCCGGTCAACCTGCTGAGCGTTTCCCCCTGGGCCTACAGGTGAGAGCCGGACAGGAGTGAGCAGTCTGTGGTGCTTCATCCCACCGGACACCAAAATAACTGACTGGACATCTCAGGTGTCTCAATTTTTCTTCTATCAGATGTATATGCATAATGTCTGCATAACTCATTTGTAGCCATCTAACCATaggatatttttagatttatgttagataacttttaaaaaaaattactagacagaaaatgaacactgcaattttacatttatcttCAATCATCTCCCAAAATTTTGGAGTCATGGAGGCAATTGGGCAAAAGTGACACCCTGAACATGCCATCAGTCTGTTGCATGGTCACACACACTCATAATCACATGGACAAACGGGCACCAAAACCAATGAAGAATATTTCTGGACTGCATGTGAACACATATGCAcaaagagaacatgcaaaccccacacagaaagatcctgACCTTCTAATAAGACAAAAGCACAAACCACTAAACACACCAATGtgcattttctttgtgattttgttcACAGACAGTTATCACAAAATTCTTTATTCAGACAGACTGAGCAGGTCTTTTGTCCCTCGTGCAATAAGACAGTACAACTCCCTGACTGAACAGCACAAGAGGATTTTAGTGAATTTttaatctgaatgttttatggattttattgtaatatgttttaattaggaatattttactgattctttatatttaaatttaagtgtttttagggttttatgtCTGTGATTGTAAAAGCAGCTGGCCGCTTTTAAATTTCCTTCtggattaataaagcttttcttGATTCTTGATGTGGTGGACCAAGCAGCCAAAAAGCAGGACAGATAAAGGTCTCAGAAAGTTGCTTCAAAACAATCCAACATATAAATGAAGCTTCATGTACgaacagcatttttatttagaaaaatcagaagagaattttcatttcatttgacaaaaatcttttttgtacaacaggagtgtcaaactcaatagcacagggggccaaaatccaaaaccgaACAGgctaaagatttatttaaaaccataactctTTAAGATTACTGAATAATAaagaaaggcaggaatattattccaggataaatcaacttaaacctttaataacttttaatattttactctcaataaaatacattttggcaTAATTacataagttagaaataagcgcacaAAAACATCggttcattaataaaaaatggcataaaagggtctggagggccggatccgacccCTGGGTCTTGACTTTCACATCTGTGCTGTACACAGAccttttctattaaaaaaaaaatagaattgcatgaaaaagtgtatttattttcagaagtccatttaaaaaaagaaaaatttcctTGAATATAGATTTAGGGCCCATTGATTTCAAATATCCGGTTTATTAACATAAACCGGATAGaagtctgaattcttccccaTATTGAACCAAACTCAACCAGTTTAATGACATGTGGAGAAGCTGTGCTTTTAGTAGATAATTAGTTGGTGAAACTCAGTTTATACCAGTCAATGCTGTGAAAGATTTCTCCAcactattcattttttttaatcctgtttttgtggTATGAGCTTCAACCtcaatttaagcaaaaataatcaaatgaatacttgaaatcaattaaacagtCTGTGCTGAATCTATATTCTATGAAAGTGGAATTTTTCAAGTGGAATTATAGAAATGAAAACTCTTTTTCATgatctactttttttaaaggtctTTATAAGTTTCTCATAAAGCTCAATTATTGACCTTGTAAACTCTTAAATAGTGCTTGATAATGACATGAAAAAAGGGTAATGTGATCTCCAGCTTTTTTTACAGTCCTCTTCATTATATTCATCCTGCTTCTTTGACGTCACATCATTCTGTATCTGATCTTAGCGCTCTGCGTTCACCAGTGTGTGATTATGAAACTCATGGAAAAGCTCCGTTCCACTGTTGCATGAAGCCACTTTAGCAATAAACCAGTCCATTAATGTCATACCTGCTGGGTTTTCCAGTCAGCCAGTGGCAGCTCCTTTTTCATTGTAGAAATGTTTTGGAATCACAGTAGCTCAGCCATGAAGAGGCTCATAAAACCTTCAAATGATCGGCTGATGTCATTGCTGAAAAGATCCAAAACTTAACAGAAAACGGAGCTGCTGGAGCTTCCTGGAATTGCTTTCACTGGCGGAAGGCCCAGCAGGAGACTGGGCTGTGGAAACCTGTCTGGGGTCTGACTAGAACTGAGTCTGATAGATTTGATGGAGGAGAGATAAAAGTTTGGATGTTCACCTCTGTCATTAGTTCTAGCACACTTTGAATGGTGTGAAGTTATGTTGAGCATGTCTGTGCTTCTCTTAATGGTTAAGAAGATGTATTTAACAAAGTAGAAAAAACCTAATTCCATGTGTTTTTCAGGATTTCATACGACCCGACCAGATATCCTCGCTCCATCCCTGAGGCCTACTGCCTGTGCAAAGGCTGCTTGATTGGACCATCAGGAGAGGAGAGCAGGCAGTACCGCAGTAGTCCGGTTTACGCTCCGTCCGTCATCCTCAGGAGGACCGGGTCCTGTGCCGGCGGGCGCCACTCCTACTCTGAGATCTACGTCTCCATCGCTGTAGGATGCACCTGCGTTCCAGTGCTGGAGAAGGACAGAGAGCTGCAGAGCAACCAGAGCCTGAAGAGAGGAGGAGCCAAAGCCAGGAGAGTCTCTGCTGCAGGAAACAAGGGCTGAAGATGCTCTGCCTGACTCATTGGTGCAAAGCTTTTACATCACACTACTAACAATAAGTCAGGAGTGTTTGATGAACTTGGAATAACTTACTggtaaaatcagctttttataaCCAAATGTTGAGACTCGGGTTTCTGCTCGGGAACTCGAtttattcaatttgatttatttaaagtccccttcaacatttttttcattttctttaaacattcccagtggggttttaatcaatactttgaagtttttaacaaaaattccacatcctaaatgtcttaaaaagccatttttcctgttgatctgaagcctttgtttccaaaaatccctctgtgtgggcgtggcttatggtgctGAGCTGCGTAACTCCACCCCTTATTCCTCCAGacatgctagcgagacacagactttgataagcccatgaaaaaacaaaaataacaaaataaaacatgaccaTTTAGGCTGCATTGCACCAGTGAGCATCAGTGgtgacatttttagatgcagaCGATGGGATTCAGGAGAACGGTTACGGTGTCCGGTTAAACCACCCGGTGGATCCTGAGCGGGTCGGATCAAACGCGgacagcatatttgtgacagctaactgtattttactttcagtttcattttaaatatgtgaGGTCAACTTTAAAAAGTCGCGTCTTGGACGCAGTTAAAATATGAGCGGTCAGTGCGATCACTGCATGATGTGGAGACGACATGAATTTCAATCACTTTTTCTGCTCGTCACATATAAACACGCACAAAAACATCcgcctaaaataaaacatacctGTGAAAGTGCCGACTGTCCACTGTGTACTGTACCCTTCTTCACAAATAACTTCTTACAAAACTCTGATTCTTCCTCCATCTAGTtgtaaaatgtctctttttctgcaaaatCACACAATTATTGACATTGTTGTGACTAATAAATCTAATCAATTTTTCCCTCAGATTccttgggaaaataatgaaatctaacactgaattacaatcctttacagccCAGAATGGGACGTTATCCTCTCTTTTCTGTCCTCTACAGCTACATCCGGGCCAGCTGTCGTGACGTAAGCAAAGCTCAGGAATTCAAACGGAGTTTTTCTCTGGCACTTTGagtgacagcgatttaaaaggagaaatacacggaaatgcaaacatgaaaggatttcttattatattttttctctttcagaagaaaaatgccacacatacatgttaaaaactcaaaaaacatgattttcattggaggggacTTTAAAAGCtgttcaaaactaaaaaaaatctttaaaataataaaaggagatcagttattttgatttattatctTGCCTAACAGTCCATTCTGACTATCAGTCATATGACTCATGAGATGTTTGATATTCTTCCTGGAAAAACgtcaatattttctctttaaatgagCAGACATGAACGAGTATTCTGTTGATTGAAGTGAAAATCTCCTCTCCTGAAACGACAGTCCTCGTTTCCCACAGTCCCTGCTCTGATCAGAGAACAGATCAGGTCAAAAGTTCAGGTTCACAGCAGGCTGGACGGGTAGTTGACGAAACAGCGGAACTCGTTGGAGAGGTTTCTGTTGTGGTGGGGCTCAAAGCTGCACATTTTAACATCCAGCAGGTCCTTGGCGAGATTCTCCATGATGGCTCCTGTAACAGAGCAGCGGTTAGTTCTGACAGAAAACACGTGCAGGCTCAGGTCGGGCAGCCCCCTCTTCTCACCCGTGCACAGCAGCACTTTGCCTCTGCTCAAGTACTTGATGGTTTCGGCCACTTTGCTCAGACACTCCTCGGACAGGTACGGCGGGTCGGCCAGGACCACGTCGAAGCTGTGCGGCTCCACGCTCTCCGGAAGAGACAGCGGCTTGTTGTAGTCATAGAAAATGAAGTCCTCTCCGTAGGTGGAGAAGCGGCGGTCGAACTCAAAGACGATGGCGGTGACCCGCTCTGAGCCGTCCACCACGCCCTGCTTCAGCTTCTGGTACACACTGGGCGCGCTCACGCAGGCTATCCTGAGAGACGGAGAATAACTACCTGAGGAATAAAGTCTCCTAAAGTTTGGTACATCAGAGGAGGGATGGCACAGGCGGTACCAACAACAGAGGCTGTTTTAGCGTGGAAAATAAAGTCACCACAGCATCTACAGTGGAGAaagaagtattcagtcagccaccaattgtatAAGTTCTCCCACTTATAAAATATGAGAGGGctgtcattttcatcataggtatgcCTCAATTATGAGAGAAAAAATtagaaatccagaaaaatgaCTCCTTACCCGTATTAATGTTAACTCactatctatataaaagacacctttcCACaccctcaaacagtcacactccaaactccactatggccaagaccaaagagctgtcaaaaggCACCAGAAGcaaaattgttgacctgcaccaggctgggaagGCTGCATCTGCATTATGTAAGAAGCTcagtgtgaagaaatcaactgtgagAGAAATTAGTGATGGATCGATGAAGCCTTATGAAGCGTTTCGGCAAATTACCAAACTGTATCATACTGTCGATACCGTGTCACTCAATACTGACCCCAGCTGGACAGAAAACACCATTGCTGGTAACCAAGTAAGACACTCCACTGatagtgaataaataaacatgtcaaTATTTGTCATTGTCGTGTACTTATTCCTCCCTCTGTAATGTCTCAGCATTGAGGAAGAGCTTTTAATCAAGTACGACAGTCATGCCAAACAAATGGGACatttaaactacaaaacataaaatgattaatttcagATGAGAGTCAGAGAGGGGGGCTAAAACCCTATTTAAATACTAATGAATAATTCCACaagcataattaaaacaccacattcaacacatttaggaaaaatttagtcaaataaaaagtCAGTCACAGGTGGGCGGGGAGAACTGGGTCAACAGCTTTGTGAAACTAAACCGCTGGACTGATTTAGCATCACAGTGACAGAAATGTAACCAAGAGGATCaagtcattttttcaaaataaaagatttttgaagATAAAAGATTGTTCAGattcataataaaacaaactcaaaccTGTCAGATTGACGCCAAACTTGCCCATAGAAAATTTTACCCGCAATATCAAAATCAATACCACcaaatctggcaacactgctgGTTGATGCACTTCctcaaaaacacagttcagGGCCTCTGTGACACAGTGACAGTCACTGTATCGGTCATGTGACTTTTCCTAAAGCGCTACATGCACCGATACGGGGTTTCATTCAActctgtcaatttttaaaaataagcttaaaaccCATTTCTACAGTCACGCTTTTAACGTTCCATGAGCCTCTGCTctgtttttactctgtttttaactcttttactgtcttgttttagttgttttgtgCTTGTATTGTATCTGttagtgttcttggtgttttaatgtACAGCGCTTGTAGCGGTCTCTCTCcgttaaagcgctttataaataaacttga
This window contains:
- the il17d gene encoding interleukin-17D, coding for MTAGSYRIRVLLLLHLAALLGANRVQKKATRARSCLDLPEEILEQMFGRLSVGVMSAFHHALQLKPQDKLNLSCPSAAGTLSASRTRLPVNLLSVSPWAYRISYDPTRYPRSIPEAYCLCKGCLIGPSGEESRQYRSSPVYAPSVILRRTGSCAGGRHSYSEIYVSIAVGCTCVPVLEKDRELQSNQSLKRGGAKARRVSAAGNKG
- the eef1akmt1 gene encoding EEF1A lysine methyltransferase 1 encodes the protein MSGSDDDDVPTLSAHTLAALQEFYEETGTGPDHKAVPSDLFSVGALKEDWRMSQFWYSDETATRLAEEMVREAGEGGRIACVSAPSVYQKLKQGVVDGSERVTAIVFEFDRRFSTYGEDFIFYDYNKPLSLPESVEPHSFDVVLADPPYLSEECLSKVAETIKYLSRGKVLLCTGAIMENLAKDLLDVKMCSFEPHHNRNLSNEFRCFVNYPSSLL